From the genome of Streptomyces sp. NBC_01304:
TCGTGCATGGCGCCGGACAGCTCGCCGATGCCGGCCTTGAGGAAGGCCTTGCCGTAGCCGGTCGAGCCGCGGAAGTTGACCTGCAGCACCGCGTAGCCGCGGTTGGCCAGCAGCTGTACGGCCGGGTTGAAGCCCCAGCTGTCGCGGAGCCACGGGCCACCGTGCACGAGCAGGACCAAAGGCAGCCCGGTGGGTTCGACTCCGAGTGGCAGCGTCAGGTACGCGGGCAGATGCAGCCCGTCGCGTGCGGGGATGGTGACCGGCGTCATCGGGGCCAGGGCACTGGGGTCGAGGTCCGGGTAGGCCCGGTGGAGCAGTCGGCTCTCGCCGGTGGCGTGGTCGTAGAAGTAGGTGACGCCCGGGTCGCGGTCGTGGACGAAGGCCGCCACCCAGCGCTGCCCGCTCGCGTCGCAGGAGACGGCGCCGAGATCGCCGTCCGACAGCTGCTCCAAGTGCCGCAGCACCTCGGCGAAGTGCGGGTCGAGGGCGTGGATCACCTGTCGTTTGCCGAGGTAGCGCGCCCCGAGCAGGGCGCCGGTGTGCTCGTTGCGGATGAGCGGCGACGGCAGGGTGGGGAAGACGGCGCAGCGCGTGTCGAGGTCGAAGTCGGGGTGGCTGTCGACCTCGGTCTCCGCACCGGTTTCCAGATCGAGCCGGACGAGGCGGGTGCGGTCGCTGTCCCGGTTGGAGCCCAGCCATACGCCGGTCCCGTCCGCGGTGAGCTCGAAGGGGTGGATGGACAGCGGATAGTCGGTGCCGTCGAACGTGGCGACCGGGGCCGTCTTGTGTGTCTGGGCGTCCCACCGCGCGAGCTCGATGTCGCCGTCGGCCGTGAGCGACTGGGCGTACAGGCTTCCGTCGGGCGCGCACATCCAGCCCGTGGGTTGCCCGGGGTTCTGCGCGAGGACCGTCAACTCGCTTGTGGCGATGTCGAGTTCATAGAGGTCGAACTCGACGGGGCTCCTGTGGTTCAGATGCAGGAAGGCCTTGCCGGGACGGGCGGGGACCAGCTCGAAACCCAGGGCCATCGCACCGGGGAAGGGGGTGAGATCGACCGCTTCGGCATCTGGGTCCGCCAAGTCGACCCGGTAGATGTGGAAGTGCTCGTCGCCGTCGCGGTCCTGCTCGTACAGCAGCCAGCGCGGATCGCCGGTCCAGTGGTACGTGAGCACGCTCCGGTTGCCGTCCGCCGTCACACAGCGCGGCTCGTCGCCGGAATCGAGGCTCTGCACCCATACGTTGAGCCGGTCCCGCCAGGGGGCGAGGTAGGCGATCCGGCTGCCGTCCGGCGAGATCGAGGCGCGGACGCGGGCGGGCGAGTCGAAGAGCGCCTCGACGGTGAGGTGCGGGACCTTCCTGGTGGGGGCGCGCATGGGGGGCTCCTTGTGGGGTCGGCGGGACTCGGGACGGGTGCCGCCCTCAGCCGGTGCTCTCGTCGAGGGGATCGCCGATGGCTCCGCCGGTGGCCGTGCGGATCGCTTCGGCGTAGCGCCGCGCCAGGGCCGGCACGTCCGCAAACTCTGTGAAGTCCTCGCCGGCGGCGAGGGCGGCGGCACCGATGTGCTCATCGAGAACCCGCACCGCCGACGCCGCCGACGCCGCGTGCAGCCGCATCTCCAGATCGTCGGCCGGGCGCTCCAGCCGCTCGCCGACGATCGCGCACATCTCGCGTTCCACCTGGTCGCAGGCCATCAGCCAGGCCGTACGGATGGCCGGCTCGGTATCGGCGAGGCGGATCATCCTCATCGCGAGCAGTTCGTCCGCGAGGTCGACGGGCGGCGTCGTGCGGCCTTCCCTGATGGCGGTCAGTTCGGCGGTCAGATGGTCCTCGAGGGAGCACCGGCGGGGCCAGCGGCGCAGCACGCCCAGCAGGGTGACGACGCCCTGCATGACGATCGGCTCCGCGCAGCTCTCCTTGCTGCGGAAGTGCCGCCAGATGGTGCGCGTCGACAGGCCCACCGCCGCGGCGATCTGATCACCACTGGTCGCCGCGACGCCCTTCTCCCAGAACAGGCGCGCCGCCTCCCGGGAAATCTCGAGCCGCAGCCGGGCACGCCGCTGCTCACTCATCGCGCCGGTGCTGCGCTGCTGGGCCTCCATGGCGCCTTTCGCCTTCCCTCCGCAGTGTCCTCAAGCGACATTATGTCACTAAGTGACAGACACTGCGCGCGCCGGCGGGGCCCGGCGCCCAACCGCGCCATTGGCGTGCACGTGACACCACGCCGCCCCGGCCGGGCGTAGGACTGAGGCGCACGGAGT
Proteins encoded in this window:
- a CDS encoding S9 family peptidase, coding for MRAPTRKVPHLTVEALFDSPARVRASISPDGSRIAYLAPWRDRLNVWVQSLDSGDEPRCVTADGNRSVLTYHWTGDPRWLLYEQDRDGDEHFHIYRVDLADPDAEAVDLTPFPGAMALGFELVPARPGKAFLHLNHRSPVEFDLYELDIATSELTVLAQNPGQPTGWMCAPDGSLYAQSLTADGDIELARWDAQTHKTAPVATFDGTDYPLSIHPFELTADGTGVWLGSNRDSDRTRLVRLDLETGAETEVDSHPDFDLDTRCAVFPTLPSPLIRNEHTGALLGARYLGKRQVIHALDPHFAEVLRHLEQLSDGDLGAVSCDASGQRWVAAFVHDRDPGVTYFYDHATGESRLLHRAYPDLDPSALAPMTPVTIPARDGLHLPAYLTLPLGVEPTGLPLVLLVHGGPWLRDSWGFNPAVQLLANRGYAVLQVNFRGSTGYGKAFLKAGIGELSGAMHDDLVDAVGWAVAEGYADRERAAVFGASYGGYAALVGVTFTPDVFAAAIDVCGPSNLVTYLATLPEFARPCLLNNWYLYAGDPSDPDQQADLLARSPISRVDRIRTPLMVAQGANDIRVVKAESDQIVDALRARGVEVEYMVKDNEGHGFLNADNNIDLFRAADRFLARHIASAHPKDQP
- a CDS encoding TetR/AcrR family transcriptional regulator, producing MEAQQRSTGAMSEQRRARLRLEISREAARLFWEKGVAATSGDQIAAAVGLSTRTIWRHFRSKESCAEPIVMQGVVTLLGVLRRWPRRCSLEDHLTAELTAIREGRTTPPVDLADELLAMRMIRLADTEPAIRTAWLMACDQVEREMCAIVGERLERPADDLEMRLHAASAASAVRVLDEHIGAAALAAGEDFTEFADVPALARRYAEAIRTATGGAIGDPLDESTG